Proteins co-encoded in one Bacillus paramycoides genomic window:
- the ctaD gene encoding cytochrome c oxidase subunit I: protein MGAVIWDYLTTVDHKKIAILYLIAGGLFFVIGGIEALFIRLQLAIPNNAFLVGDAYNQVLTMHGTTMIFLAAMPLVFAFMNAAVPLQIGARDVAFPFLNSLGFWLFFFGGVFLNLSWFLGGAPDAGWTSYASLALASKGHGVDFYVLGLQISGIGTLIGGINFLVTIINMRAPGMTYMRMPMFTWTTFVTSSLILFAFPPLTVGLGLLMLDRLFGTSFFNPALGGNTIIWEHLFWIFGHPEVYILILPAFGIFSEIFATFSKKRLFGYSSMVFATVLIGFLGFMVWAHHMFTVGLGPVANAIFSVATMAIAVPTGIKIFNWLFTMWGGSIRFTTPMMWAVAFIPSFVMGGVTGVMLASAPADYQFHDNYFVVAHFHYVIVGGVVFGLLAGAHYYWPLMFNKVLNETLGKITFWLFFIGFHLTFFIQHFLGLIGMPRRYYTYLEGQGLEMGNMISSIGAVFMALGTIVLLFNVIKTTVSKEKAGRDPWDARTLEWTMPAPTPEYNFKQLPFVRGLDPFWIEKREGNKEMTAAEPVGDIHMPNPSFSPFIISLGLFIAAFGAMYMQGGKDKFWLLVAIIGLIITFGAMFLRSVIDDHGYHIHKEDLEDKGGKA, encoded by the coding sequence ATGGGTGCTGTCATATGGGATTATTTAACGACAGTAGACCATAAAAAGATTGCCATTCTCTATTTAATTGCAGGTGGATTGTTTTTTGTCATAGGCGGAATAGAAGCTCTATTTATTCGCCTTCAATTAGCGATTCCTAACAATGCTTTTCTTGTTGGGGATGCTTATAATCAGGTATTAACGATGCACGGTACAACAATGATTTTCCTCGCAGCTATGCCACTCGTGTTTGCATTTATGAACGCCGCTGTACCACTTCAAATTGGTGCACGTGATGTAGCGTTCCCGTTTTTGAATTCACTTGGATTTTGGTTATTTTTCTTTGGTGGAGTATTTTTAAATTTAAGTTGGTTTTTAGGTGGAGCACCTGATGCAGGATGGACATCTTATGCATCGTTAGCGTTAGCTTCTAAAGGTCATGGTGTTGATTTTTATGTATTAGGCTTGCAGATCTCCGGTATTGGTACGTTAATTGGAGGTATTAATTTCCTTGTAACCATTATTAATATGCGTGCGCCAGGGATGACGTATATGCGTATGCCGATGTTTACATGGACGACATTTGTAACATCGTCGCTAATATTATTCGCTTTTCCGCCATTAACTGTAGGATTAGGACTTTTAATGTTAGATCGTTTATTTGGAACAAGTTTCTTTAATCCGGCATTGGGTGGGAATACGATTATATGGGAGCATTTATTCTGGATTTTCGGTCATCCAGAAGTATACATTCTTATACTCCCAGCTTTCGGAATATTCTCAGAAATCTTCGCGACATTTTCGAAAAAACGATTATTTGGTTATTCATCAATGGTGTTCGCGACAGTATTAATTGGATTCTTAGGATTTATGGTATGGGCGCATCATATGTTTACTGTTGGGCTTGGTCCAGTTGCAAATGCTATTTTCTCAGTTGCAACAATGGCGATTGCAGTACCGACTGGTATTAAAATATTCAACTGGCTCTTTACAATGTGGGGAGGAAGTATTCGTTTTACGACACCGATGATGTGGGCGGTGGCTTTCATTCCATCATTCGTAATGGGAGGAGTTACAGGTGTTATGCTAGCATCTGCACCAGCGGATTATCAATTTCATGATAACTATTTCGTAGTAGCTCACTTTCATTATGTAATCGTCGGCGGTGTTGTATTTGGTTTACTTGCAGGAGCTCATTATTATTGGCCACTGATGTTTAATAAAGTATTGAATGAAACGTTAGGAAAGATAACATTTTGGCTATTCTTTATCGGTTTCCATTTAACGTTCTTCATACAGCATTTCCTTGGGTTAATTGGTATGCCACGTCGTTACTACACATATCTTGAAGGTCAAGGGTTGGAAATGGGGAATATGATTAGTTCTATTGGAGCGGTATTTATGGCTCTTGGAACAATCGTTCTTCTATTCAATGTAATTAAAACGACGGTTTCAAAAGAAAAGGCTGGTCGTGATCCATGGGATGCACGTACGCTAGAATGGACAATGCCAGCACCAACACCAGAATATAACTTTAAACAATTACCATTTGTTCGCGGGTTAGATCCATTTTGGATTGAAAAACGTGAAGGGAATAAAGAGATGACAGCAGCGGAACCAGTTGGTGATATTCATATGCCAAATCCATCATTTTCACCATTCATCATTTCTTTAGGATTGTTTATAGCGGCATTCGGTGCAATGTATATGCAGGGTGGAAAAGATAAGTTTTGGTTATTAGTAGCAATTATCGGTTTAATCATTACATTTGGCGCAATGTTCCTACGTTCAGTAATTGATGATCATGGATATCATATTCATAAGGAAGATTTAGAAGATAAGGGGGGCAAGGCATAA
- the ctaB gene encoding protoheme IX farnesyltransferase has translation MNHATSELHDESAVTSVPETTRLQDLKALVKMGIVNSNTLTVFTGFWLALHFNGLSVMDNLDKLFFTIVGSGLVMAGVCCLNNYIDRDIDPLMERTKTRPTVTGKYKPGFALTFGLVILLLGFVFLLLTTPMAVLMGFIGAFTYVVLYSLWTKRKYTLNTVVGSISGAVPPLIGWAAIDPSLGHPIAWMLFLIMFIWQIPHFLALAMKRVDEYRNAGIPMLPVVHGFEITKRQIMIWTVCLLPLPFYMSGLGITFMVIATLLNIGWIVLGFYGFRKKDDIKWSVQMFVYSLNYLTILFVSMIVVTFF, from the coding sequence ATGAACCATGCAACAAGTGAGCTGCATGATGAGTCTGCTGTTACAAGTGTACCGGAAACAACTCGGTTACAAGATTTAAAAGCACTCGTTAAAATGGGGATTGTAAACTCAAATACACTTACTGTATTTACAGGATTTTGGTTGGCATTACACTTTAATGGATTAAGTGTGATGGACAATCTGGATAAGTTATTTTTTACAATCGTTGGTTCTGGATTAGTTATGGCAGGGGTATGTTGTTTAAACAACTACATTGATCGAGACATCGATCCATTAATGGAAAGAACAAAGACCCGTCCAACGGTTACTGGAAAGTATAAACCAGGATTTGCACTTACATTTGGATTAGTTATATTACTTCTTGGATTTGTATTTTTATTATTAACAACACCAATGGCAGTGTTAATGGGGTTTATTGGTGCTTTCACATATGTTGTTCTATATAGTTTATGGACAAAGAGAAAGTATACACTAAATACTGTAGTAGGTAGTATCTCTGGTGCAGTTCCACCTTTAATTGGATGGGCAGCAATCGATCCATCTTTAGGTCATCCAATTGCTTGGATGCTATTTTTGATTATGTTTATTTGGCAAATCCCACATTTCCTTGCATTAGCAATGAAACGTGTTGATGAATATCGAAATGCAGGAATTCCAATGCTTCCTGTAGTTCATGGATTTGAAATTACGAAACGCCAAATTATGATTTGGACAGTATGTTTATTACCACTACCATTTTATATGAGTGGACTAGGGATAACATTTATGGTAATTGCAACACTGCTTAACATCGGATGGATCGTTTTAGGATTTTATGGCTTCCGTAAGAAAGATGACATCAAATGGTCTGTGCAAATGTTTGTTTATTCCCTAAATTATTTAACAATCTTATTTGTATCAATGATTGTAGTTACATTCTTCTAA
- the coxB gene encoding cytochrome c oxidase subunit II, with the protein MKKQWRLLSFVSLLALLLGGCGKAFQSTLIPQGEVAKMQYDLLLLASAIMVGVVLVVTIIFLYVIVRFRQKKGQEDYIPEQVEGNHKLEIIWTVIPIILLLILAVPTVTYTFKLADVSAMEKKNIDKDTIVVDVTANLYWWEFSYKSEKIVTSQDLVIPTGKKVYLNLKGADIKHSFWVPSLAGKMDTNTDNVNKMWLKADKSGTYNGFCTEFCGPSHSLMQFKVKALDESEYKQWLADMKKIDGKKEVASTKAQEGQEIFNKSCIGCHAVGSNDSRPPSARIAPNLANFADRDTVAGIAENNEENLKKWLKDPENMKPGNKMTGKYGNLTDDQIDALNAYLQTLKVEK; encoded by the coding sequence ATGAAGAAACAGTGGCGACTGCTTTCGTTCGTTTCACTGCTGGCTTTACTGTTAGGGGGATGCGGTAAAGCCTTTCAATCTACTTTAATTCCGCAAGGAGAAGTAGCAAAAATGCAATATGATCTGCTCTTACTAGCAAGTGCAATCATGGTAGGAGTAGTATTAGTAGTTACTATTATTTTCTTATATGTAATTGTGCGTTTCCGACAAAAGAAAGGTCAGGAAGATTATATTCCAGAGCAAGTTGAAGGGAATCACAAACTAGAAATTATATGGACAGTTATTCCGATTATTCTTTTGTTAATCTTAGCTGTTCCGACGGTTACATATACATTCAAACTTGCTGATGTAAGTGCGATGGAGAAAAAGAATATTGATAAAGATACTATCGTTGTTGATGTAACAGCGAATCTTTATTGGTGGGAATTTTCTTATAAATCAGAAAAGATAGTAACTTCTCAAGATTTAGTCATCCCCACAGGTAAGAAAGTGTATTTGAATTTGAAGGGTGCCGATATTAAACATTCGTTTTGGGTTCCATCTTTAGCTGGGAAAATGGATACAAATACAGATAATGTGAACAAAATGTGGTTAAAGGCAGATAAATCGGGCACTTATAATGGTTTTTGTACAGAATTTTGCGGCCCATCACATTCTTTAATGCAATTTAAAGTGAAAGCTTTAGATGAAAGCGAGTACAAACAGTGGCTTGCTGATATGAAGAAGATTGATGGGAAGAAAGAAGTAGCTTCAACGAAGGCGCAAGAAGGCCAAGAAATATTTAATAAAAGCTGTATTGGTTGTCACGCAGTTGGATCTAATGATAGTAGACCACCTTCCGCTCGTATCGCACCAAACTTAGCAAACTTTGCGGATCGCGATACAGTTGCCGGCATTGCCGAAAACAATGAAGAAAACTTAAAAAAATGGTTGAAAGATCCTGAAAATATGAAACCAGGAAATAAAATGACTGGTAAATATGGCAACTTAACGGATGATCAAATTGATGCATTAAATGCATACTTACAAACGTTAAAAGTTGAAAAGTAA